The Constrictibacter sp. MBR-5 genomic interval CGACCCGAGGGCGGCGGCATGACCGACGCACTGCTCCGGGTCAGCGACCTGAAGGTCCACTTTCCGCTGCGCCGACGCCACCCGTTCGCCCGGCCGTCGAAGGTGCACGCGGTCGACGGGATCGACTTCGCCATCCGGCGCGGCACCACCTTCGGGCTGGTCGGCGAGAGCGGCTCCGGCAAGACCACCACCGCGCTGGCGGTGATGCGCCTCATCGAGGCGACGTCGGGCAGCATCGACCTTCAGGGCACCGACCTGCTGGCGCTGAAGGGCGAGGCCCTGCGGCTGCGGCGCCGGCACATGCAGATCATCTTCCAGGACCCCTACTCGTCGCTGAACCCGCGCGTGCGGGCGGGCGCCATCGTGCGCGAACCGCTCGACCAGCTCGACGTCGGCCCCGCCGACGGCCGCGAGGAGCGTGTCGCCGAGCTGTTCCGCCATGTCGGCCTGCGGCCGGAGCAGCGCGCCCTCTTCCCGCACCAGTTCTCCGGAGGCCAGCGCCAGCGCATCGGCATCGCCCGGGCGCTCGCGACCCAGCCGGAACTGATCGTCTGCGACGAGCCGGTCTCCGCCCTCGACGTCGCGATCCAGGCGCAGATCCTGAACCTGCTGCGGCGGCTGCAATCGGAGTTCGGCCTGACCTACCTGTTCATCAGCCACGACCTCGGCGTCGTCCAGCACATGTGCGACGAGATCGCCGTGATGTATCTCGGCCAGATCGTCGAGCAGGCCGACCGGCTGTCGCTCTTCCGCACGCCGCTGCACCCCTACACCTGGGCGCTGCTGTCCGCCGTGCCGTCCGCCCGGCGCGGCGCCGGGCGGAACGTGCGCGTGGCGCTGACCGGCGACCCGCCCAGCCCGATCGACCCGCAGCCCGGCTGCCGCTTCGCCTCGCGCTGTCCCTTCGCCGAGGCCCGCTGCCGGACGGACACGCCCGTCCTGCGCACCGTCGGCGCCGGACACCGCGTCGCCTGCCATCTCGTCGACGAACAGGGTGTCGCGCCGCACATGCGCGCCGCAGCCTGATCCCCAACCCTCCGCCACAGCGAAAGGTACCGCCCATGAACGTCATCGCGAATTCGCCCCAGGCACGCGACATCGCCTCCCTGGTCCACCAGCAGTCGAACCTGAAGGCCTATCGCGAGCAGGGCGGCGTGCTCATGGCGAAGGGCGACGGCGTCTATGTCACGGATTCCGACGGCAAGCGCTAT includes:
- a CDS encoding oligopeptide/dipeptide ABC transporter ATP-binding protein; this translates as MTDALLRVSDLKVHFPLRRRHPFARPSKVHAVDGIDFAIRRGTTFGLVGESGSGKTTTALAVMRLIEATSGSIDLQGTDLLALKGEALRLRRRHMQIIFQDPYSSLNPRVRAGAIVREPLDQLDVGPADGREERVAELFRHVGLRPEQRALFPHQFSGGQRQRIGIARALATQPELIVCDEPVSALDVAIQAQILNLLRRLQSEFGLTYLFISHDLGVVQHMCDEIAVMYLGQIVEQADRLSLFRTPLHPYTWALLSAVPSARRGAGRNVRVALTGDPPSPIDPQPGCRFASRCPFAEARCRTDTPVLRTVGAGHRVACHLVDEQGVAPHMRAAA